The following proteins are encoded in a genomic region of Vicinamibacterales bacterium:
- a CDS encoding cupredoxin domain-containing protein has translation MAFRWLVVLVPALLCLGGAGAAQDAAPMTRSFTVVARDGRFDPDELQVTRNDLVRITLQATDAPVSFAIDDYRLMKRAGAGETVTFSFRADRAGRFPYYCSLSSDDHCRSMRGTLVVAER, from the coding sequence ATGGCCTTCAGGTGGCTCGTGGTCCTCGTGCCCGCCCTCCTTTGCCTTGGCGGCGCCGGTGCCGCCCAGGACGCGGCGCCCATGACGCGCAGCTTCACGGTGGTGGCAAGGGACGGGCGCTTCGATCCCGACGAGCTCCAGGTGACCCGGAACGACCTGGTGCGCATCACGCTGCAGGCCACCGACGCGCCCGTGAGCTTCGCCATCGATGACTACCGGCTCATGAAGCGGGCGGGAGCCGGCGAGACCGTGACGTTCTCGTTCCGGGCCGACAGGGCCGGCCGCTTCCCCTACTACTGTTCGCTGTCGAGCGACGACCACTGCCGGTCGATGCGCGGCACGCTCGTGGTCGCCGAACGCTGA
- the rpsO gene encoding 30S ribosomal protein S15, giving the protein MALTKDKKTELIGSYRTHSTDTGSPEVQVAILSERITYLTEHFKSHAKDHHSRRGLLKLVGQRRRLLDYLKSKDSERYTELIKRLGIRK; this is encoded by the coding sequence GTGGCACTGACGAAGGACAAGAAGACCGAGCTCATCGGCTCGTACCGCACGCATAGCACCGACACCGGGTCCCCCGAGGTCCAGGTCGCCATCCTGAGCGAACGCATCACCTACCTGACCGAACACTTCAAGAGCCACGCGAAGGACCACCACTCGCGCCGGGGCCTCCTCAAGCTCGTCGGCCAGCGTCGACGCCTGCTCGACTACCTGAAGAGCAAGGACAGCGAGCGCTACACGGAGCTCATCAAGCGGCTCGGTATCCGCAAGTAG
- the rbfA gene encoding 30S ribosome-binding factor RbfA translates to MPLSHRPERIAEQVREEVSQILATEVSDPGVGLVTVTRAKVTPDLSLARVYWTSMGDGGERKKTTAALKRAAPFVRHLLAERLTLRRVPEVHFHFDEGLAAHARVEEILHHLHEEEASRAADAPAGDTAPAPEEQPPHGPDDQS, encoded by the coding sequence ATGCCCCTCAGCCATCGCCCCGAGCGCATCGCCGAGCAGGTACGCGAGGAAGTCAGCCAGATCCTGGCCACCGAGGTGTCCGACCCCGGGGTGGGCCTCGTCACGGTCACGCGCGCGAAGGTCACGCCCGACCTGTCGCTCGCCCGCGTCTACTGGACCTCGATGGGCGACGGCGGCGAGCGCAAGAAGACCACGGCCGCGCTGAAGCGGGCGGCGCCGTTCGTGCGGCACCTGCTCGCCGAGCGCCTGACGCTCCGGCGGGTTCCCGAAGTGCACTTCCACTTCGACGAAGGCCTGGCCGCCCACGCCCGGGTCGAGGAAATCCTGCACCACCTGCACGAAGAGGAGGCCAGCCGCGCGGCCGACGCGCCCGCCGGCGACACGGCCCCTGCCCCCGAGGAGCAGCCCCCCCATGGCCCCGACGACCAGTCCTGA
- a CDS encoding bifunctional oligoribonuclease/PAP phosphatase NrnA has translation MAPTTSPDPALDAIVRHLRDASRIVVSSHERPDGDAIGSGMAMTLALRAMGKDARMVMCGVPPAYLQPFPGVEDLWVTTEVSEAFDAAVIMECSDVARTGVRGLDRSPLVNIDHHPGNSGYGALNWVDESAAACGELAFTLIQALGVALTPEIATHLYLAVLTDTGSFHFSHLSPRTFDIAARCVEAGADPEWIARTHYDSNRMARVRLFGSVLSGMVVGASGRVAALTITPQMAADADGSYDDTEGLINFPLSVKDVHAVAFFKQAESPERWRVSLRSKGSVDVGRLAAARGGGGHRNAAACSIVGPIEALRGEMLRDLDLAVVEALPAT, from the coding sequence ATGGCCCCGACGACCAGTCCTGACCCGGCGCTCGATGCGATCGTGCGGCATCTCCGGGACGCCTCACGCATCGTGGTCTCCTCGCACGAGCGCCCGGATGGCGACGCCATCGGATCCGGCATGGCGATGACCCTCGCCCTCCGCGCCATGGGCAAGGACGCGCGCATGGTGATGTGCGGCGTCCCGCCGGCCTACCTGCAGCCGTTCCCGGGCGTGGAGGACCTGTGGGTCACGACCGAGGTGTCGGAGGCGTTCGATGCCGCCGTCATCATGGAGTGCAGCGACGTCGCCCGGACCGGCGTCCGGGGTCTCGACCGATCGCCGCTCGTGAACATCGATCACCACCCCGGCAACAGCGGCTACGGCGCCCTGAACTGGGTGGACGAGTCGGCGGCCGCTTGCGGCGAGCTCGCCTTCACGCTCATCCAGGCGCTGGGCGTGGCGCTGACGCCCGAGATCGCCACGCATCTCTACCTGGCGGTCCTGACGGACACGGGCTCCTTCCACTTCTCGCACCTGTCGCCCCGCACGTTCGACATCGCGGCGCGCTGCGTCGAAGCCGGGGCGGATCCGGAATGGATCGCCCGGACCCACTACGACAGCAACCGCATGGCCCGGGTGCGGCTGTTCGGGAGCGTCCTGTCCGGCATGGTGGTCGGCGCCTCGGGTCGGGTGGCGGCCCTGACGATCACGCCCCAGATGGCGGCCGACGCCGACGGCAGCTACGACGACACCGAGGGGCTGATCAACTTCCCGCTCTCGGTGAAGGACGTCCACGCGGTGGCGTTCTTCAAGCAGGCCGAGTCGCCCGAGCGGTGGCGCGTGAGCCTTCGCTCCAAGGGCTCCGTGGACGTCGGCCGGCTCGCGGCCGCCCGCGGAGGCGGCGGGCACCGGAATGCCGCCGCCTGCTCGATCGTCGGGCCCATCGAGGCGCTGCGCGGCGAGATGCTCCGCGACCTCGACCTGGCCGTCGTCGAGGCCCTGCCGGCCACGTGA
- the infB gene encoding translation initiation factor IF-2 yields MATVRIFKVAELLGTTSQEVLQLLKQNHGIELKSASSTVEEIVARQFVERLARQRNVELPKGDIFSDSAVKAAKAKTAAAKKGHAAPEPAKPAAPALPPPRLIRTVRPPVPPGAAAGSTEAAAAEAPAVPPPPAPAPPPAMPVAEVEAPAPMATAAAVEAPAPAPPPPAAPPPAEPEAAAPPPAVAEPEESAAPEAAPAAEPPPAAPTGRVVPPSLRLRIEEPGQAVPQARPLAPVKRPPSQPPPRIVAPPPPRPAPPASGVRPPVGGRPPYPGGRPYSTTPSALGGPRPLPSQPVRPGSSLPPRPGYPQRPGMPPRPPMGSRPPAGRGGGRSSSRRDSSPRPPSAPMPVALPPVSRTITLAEGMTVKDLSDKLDVRVKDVLKALLDRRVMLTINSPVDMDTAREVARQFGADVETRSFEEELLEVAAEAADDKDAVERAPVVTVMGHVDHGKTTLLDSIRTTRVAEREAGGITQHIGAYLVGGIGEKKDKSVVFLDTPGHEAFTLMRARGAKVTDVVILVVAADDGVMPQTKEAIDHAKAAGVPIIVAVNKIDKPGANPEVVKRQLSDLGLMPEAWGGTTVFVEVSAKQKTNLEELLEMVLLVTEISELKANPKRSAVGTVLETKLDRGRGPVATVLVQDGTLAVGDNIIAGPVVGRVRALIDDRGRPAKAAGPSTPVEVLGLESLPSPGDSFQAVSDPAKARQIAMFRQAKAKEKALVAKGGRLTLETLQQQMAEGSVKELPIIVKADVQGSAEVLAASLDKLSTDKVKVKIIHSAVGAINESDVLLATASNAIIIGFNVRPDRNASDIAEREKVDIRHHSVIYNVTEEIQKALAGLLEPTFKEVRLGAAQVRDTFKVPKVGMIAGCMVSEGRITRQGDAQVRLLRDNVVVWEGKLASLRRFKDDVSEVKAGFECGIGLANYNDVKVGDVIEVFQMERVATTA; encoded by the coding sequence TTGGCCACTGTTCGGATCTTCAAGGTCGCGGAGCTGCTGGGGACGACCAGCCAGGAAGTGCTCCAGCTACTGAAGCAGAACCACGGGATCGAGCTGAAGAGCGCGTCGAGCACGGTCGAGGAGATCGTGGCGCGCCAGTTCGTCGAGCGGCTGGCGCGACAGCGTAACGTCGAGCTGCCGAAGGGCGATATCTTCTCGGACTCGGCCGTGAAGGCCGCGAAGGCCAAGACGGCCGCCGCGAAGAAGGGCCACGCCGCGCCTGAGCCGGCGAAGCCGGCTGCCCCCGCGCTGCCGCCGCCGCGGCTGATCCGCACCGTCCGGCCGCCCGTGCCGCCCGGCGCCGCCGCCGGGTCGACCGAGGCCGCGGCCGCCGAGGCCCCGGCAGTGCCTCCGCCACCCGCTCCGGCGCCGCCCCCGGCCATGCCCGTCGCGGAGGTGGAAGCGCCCGCGCCAATGGCGACCGCAGCGGCCGTCGAGGCCCCCGCGCCGGCTCCCCCGCCTCCCGCCGCCCCACCGCCGGCCGAGCCAGAGGCGGCGGCGCCGCCGCCCGCCGTGGCCGAACCCGAGGAATCGGCAGCCCCTGAAGCCGCGCCGGCGGCCGAGCCGCCTCCCGCGGCGCCAACCGGCCGCGTCGTTCCGCCCAGCCTGCGCCTCCGGATCGAGGAACCCGGGCAGGCCGTCCCCCAGGCGCGACCGCTGGCGCCGGTGAAACGTCCGCCGTCCCAGCCGCCTCCCCGCATCGTCGCGCCGCCGCCGCCGCGGCCCGCGCCGCCCGCCTCGGGTGTGCGTCCGCCGGTTGGCGGCCGCCCGCCGTATCCGGGCGGCCGTCCGTACTCGACCACGCCGTCGGCGCTTGGCGGACCGCGACCGCTGCCGTCGCAGCCGGTCCGGCCAGGGTCCTCCCTCCCGCCGCGTCCGGGCTATCCGCAGCGGCCGGGCATGCCGCCACGGCCGCCCATGGGCTCGCGCCCGCCAGCCGGGCGCGGAGGCGGCCGGTCGTCCTCGCGCCGCGACTCCTCACCGCGGCCGCCGTCGGCGCCGATGCCGGTGGCCCTGCCGCCCGTCAGCCGCACCATCACGCTCGCCGAGGGCATGACGGTGAAGGATCTCTCGGACAAGCTCGACGTGCGCGTCAAGGACGTCCTGAAGGCGCTCCTGGATCGTCGAGTGATGCTGACGATCAACTCCCCGGTCGACATGGACACGGCCAGGGAGGTCGCCCGGCAGTTCGGCGCAGATGTCGAGACGCGCTCGTTCGAAGAGGAGCTCCTCGAGGTCGCCGCAGAGGCGGCCGACGACAAGGATGCGGTCGAGCGCGCGCCCGTCGTCACGGTCATGGGTCACGTCGACCACGGCAAGACGACGCTGCTGGACTCGATCCGCACGACGCGCGTCGCCGAGCGCGAGGCGGGCGGCATCACGCAGCACATCGGCGCTTACCTCGTGGGTGGCATCGGGGAGAAGAAAGACAAGAGCGTCGTCTTCCTCGACACCCCGGGTCACGAGGCGTTCACGCTCATGCGCGCCCGCGGCGCGAAGGTGACCGACGTGGTCATCCTCGTTGTCGCGGCCGACGACGGCGTCATGCCGCAGACGAAGGAGGCCATCGATCACGCGAAGGCCGCCGGCGTTCCGATCATCGTCGCCGTCAACAAGATCGACAAGCCGGGCGCGAACCCGGAGGTCGTGAAGCGGCAGCTCTCCGACCTGGGCCTCATGCCCGAGGCGTGGGGCGGCACCACGGTCTTCGTCGAGGTGTCGGCCAAGCAGAAGACCAACCTCGAGGAGCTCCTCGAGATGGTGCTGCTCGTGACCGAGATCAGCGAGCTCAAGGCGAACCCGAAGCGGTCCGCCGTCGGCACCGTGCTCGAGACGAAGCTGGACCGCGGGCGCGGCCCCGTGGCCACGGTCCTCGTCCAGGACGGCACGCTCGCGGTCGGCGACAACATCATCGCGGGGCCTGTCGTCGGTCGCGTGCGCGCCCTGATCGACGACCGGGGGCGTCCCGCGAAGGCCGCCGGGCCCTCCACTCCCGTCGAGGTGCTGGGCCTCGAGTCCCTGCCGTCGCCGGGAGATTCCTTCCAGGCCGTGAGCGATCCGGCCAAGGCCCGCCAGATCGCCATGTTCCGTCAGGCGAAGGCGAAGGAAAAGGCGCTGGTGGCCAAGGGCGGCCGCCTGACGCTGGAGACCCTGCAGCAGCAGATGGCCGAGGGCTCCGTGAAGGAGCTGCCAATCATCGTGAAGGCGGACGTGCAGGGCTCGGCCGAAGTCCTCGCGGCCTCGCTAGACAAGCTCTCCACCGACAAGGTCAAGGTGAAGATCATCCACTCGGCCGTCGGCGCCATCAACGAGTCGGACGTCCTCCTGGCGACGGCCAGCAACGCCATCATCATCGGCTTCAACGTCCGGCCCGACAGGAACGCCTCGGACATCGCCGAGCGCGAGAAGGTGGACATCCGCCACCACTCGGTCATCTACAACGTGACCGAGGAGATCCAGAAGGCGCTGGCCGGCCTGCTGGAGCCGACCTTCAAGGAAGTGCGCCTGGGCGCCGCGCAGGTGCGCGACACGTTCAAGGTGCCGAAGGTGGGCATGATCGCGGGCTGCATGGTGAGCGAAGGCCGGATCACCCGCCAGGGCGACGCCCAGGTGCGACTGCTCCGCGACAACGTCGTGGTGTGGGAGGGCAAGCTCGCGTCCCTGCGCCGGTTCAAGGACGACGTGAGCGAGGTCAAGGCGGGCTTCGAGTGCGGCATCGGCCTGGCGAACTACAACGACGTCAAGGTCGGCGACGTGATCGAGGTTTTCCAGATGGAGCGCGTCGCAACGACGGCCTAG
- the truB gene encoding tRNA pseudouridine(55) synthase TruB — protein MTTGPDGILVVDKPEGPTSHDVVAVARRALRTPRVGHTGTLDPMASGVLVLVLGRATRLARYLTHDAKEYDAQVAFGRATTTYDAQGATTMETGRAPSRGEVEAELARYACRQFQTPPPYSAKKVAGKVAHRAARQEAPLDLPPTPVTVHALALRDFADGMATLSLRVSAGFYVRSLAHDLGVALGTGAHLAGLRRTAAGEFTLPHAVPLGDLAGRAAGLEPALIPIDRMLHDMPAVPVSEADADRIRHGQGLARQGLSVGAGPLRLLSPEGRLVAVAEVRAGAGPYPGPFLQPVVVVG, from the coding sequence GTGACGACCGGCCCCGACGGCATCCTGGTCGTCGACAAGCCCGAAGGGCCCACGTCGCACGACGTGGTGGCGGTGGCCCGGCGCGCGCTTCGCACGCCGCGGGTGGGCCACACCGGCACGCTCGACCCCATGGCCTCGGGGGTGCTCGTGCTGGTCCTCGGACGGGCGACGCGCCTGGCGCGCTACCTGACCCACGACGCGAAGGAGTACGACGCCCAGGTCGCCTTCGGCAGGGCGACGACGACCTACGACGCGCAGGGGGCCACCACGATGGAAACCGGGCGGGCCCCGTCCCGAGGTGAGGTGGAGGCGGAGCTGGCGCGGTATGCCTGCCGCCAGTTCCAGACACCGCCGCCCTACTCCGCGAAGAAGGTGGCGGGCAAGGTGGCCCACCGCGCGGCCCGTCAGGAGGCTCCGCTGGATCTCCCCCCCACCCCGGTCACGGTACATGCGCTGGCCCTTCGCGACTTCGCCGACGGCATGGCCACCCTCTCCCTCAGGGTCTCGGCCGGGTTCTACGTCCGGTCCCTCGCGCACGACCTCGGCGTGGCGCTGGGCACGGGCGCGCACCTTGCCGGACTGCGCCGGACCGCCGCCGGCGAGTTCACCCTGCCCCACGCGGTTCCCCTCGGCGACCTCGCCGGGCGGGCCGCCGGGCTGGAGCCGGCGCTGATCCCGATCGACCGGATGCTCCACGACATGCCAGCCGTTCCGGTGTCGGAGGCCGACGCCGACCGGATCCGCCACGGGCAGGGCCTGGCCCGGCAGGGCCTGTCGGTCGGGGCCGGACCGTTGCGGCTTCTCTCGCCCGAGGGCCGGCTCGTCGCCGTCGCGGAGGTCCGGGCCGGCGCCGGGCCGTACCCGGGGCCGTTTTTGCAGCCCGTCGTCGTGGTGGGGTAA
- a CDS encoding DUF503 domain-containing protein: MAVVLLTIEFHFPFARSLKDKRMILRGLKDRAAKFNVGVAEVDHHDLWQRAALGIVTVATDGRHAERELQAVVNEIERHEPGLITRTDLEHLA; this comes from the coding sequence ATGGCCGTCGTGCTGCTGACGATCGAGTTCCACTTTCCGTTCGCGCGCTCGCTGAAGGACAAGCGCATGATCCTGCGCGGCCTGAAGGACCGGGCCGCGAAGTTCAACGTCGGCGTCGCGGAGGTGGATCATCACGACCTGTGGCAACGGGCCGCGCTGGGCATCGTCACCGTCGCCACCGACGGCCGGCACGCCGAGCGCGAGTTGCAGGCCGTCGTGAACGAGATCGAGCGGCACGAGCCCGGCCTCATCACGCGGACCGACCTCGAGCACCTCGCCTGA
- the pnp gene encoding polyribonucleotide nucleotidyltransferase: protein MVTREIQIGQHALSIETGRLARQADGAVVVRMGDTMVLVSACHASSAREGIDFLPLTVDYREYTYASGRIPGGFFKREGKATEKETLTSRLIDRPIRPLFPAGWSFETQIIAFVVSADTEHDSDVLAITGASAALALSEMPFEKTIAGVRVGLVDGQFVINPTFPQRKQSRLDLVVAGSKDGIVMVEAGAQEVTEDEVVQALDHAHAAIKDICTAIDSLAAEAGRTKLPKPDVTEDAELKAFVEGQVLAPLTAAMRIKGKIENYATVAKVEKDMLAALPEAFAAKKGEAKGLFHALQERVLRSEVLERGVRLDGRAFDQIRPITIETKVLPRVHGSTVFTRGETQALVTATLGTADDQQKIEMVDGEMWKRFMLHYNFPPFSVGEVKPMRGPGRREIGHGALAERALAPMIPAEADFAYTIRIVSDILESNGSSSMASVCGGSLAMMDAGVPIKAPVAGVAMGLIMDESTGKYAVLSDIAGAEDHYGDMDFKVAGTANGITALQMDIKVSGISADVMRAALTQAKAGRLHILGKMNEALPATRTSMSAYAPRIVTIKIPVDKIRDVIGPGGKMIRSIIEKTGVKIDVEDNGQVNVASSDEAAAAKAVGMIQELTATPELNKTYLGKVQRITDFGAFVEIMAGTDGLLHVSEIANHRVKDVRDELAEGQQILVKVINIDPTGKIRLSRKALLPSEGGPPAAEPGSEPVTTDGGGDRPRGRRDRGPRRD from the coding sequence ATGGTCACACGCGAGATTCAGATCGGCCAGCACGCCCTCTCCATCGAAACCGGGAGACTGGCCAGGCAGGCGGATGGCGCCGTCGTCGTCCGCATGGGCGACACGATGGTGCTCGTCAGCGCCTGTCACGCCTCGAGCGCACGCGAGGGCATCGACTTCCTGCCACTCACCGTCGACTACCGGGAGTACACCTACGCGTCGGGCCGGATCCCCGGCGGCTTCTTCAAGCGCGAGGGCAAGGCCACGGAGAAGGAGACGCTCACCAGCCGCCTCATCGACCGCCCGATTCGCCCGCTCTTCCCCGCCGGCTGGAGCTTCGAGACCCAGATCATCGCGTTCGTCGTGTCGGCCGACACCGAGCACGACTCGGACGTGCTGGCCATCACCGGCGCGTCGGCCGCACTGGCCCTGTCCGAGATGCCGTTCGAGAAGACGATCGCGGGCGTCCGCGTCGGCCTCGTCGACGGCCAGTTCGTGATCAACCCGACTTTCCCCCAGCGCAAGCAGAGCCGCCTCGACCTCGTGGTGGCGGGCAGCAAGGACGGCATCGTGATGGTCGAGGCCGGCGCCCAGGAGGTGACCGAGGACGAGGTCGTCCAGGCGCTCGACCACGCACACGCCGCCATCAAGGACATCTGCACGGCCATCGACTCGCTGGCCGCCGAGGCCGGCCGCACCAAGCTGCCGAAGCCCGACGTGACCGAGGACGCCGAGCTGAAGGCGTTCGTCGAGGGCCAGGTGCTCGCGCCGCTGACGGCCGCGATGCGGATCAAGGGCAAGATCGAGAACTACGCCACCGTCGCGAAGGTGGAGAAGGACATGCTCGCCGCCCTGCCCGAGGCCTTTGCCGCCAAGAAGGGCGAGGCGAAAGGCCTGTTCCACGCCCTGCAGGAGCGGGTGCTGCGCTCCGAGGTGCTGGAGCGGGGCGTTCGTCTCGACGGCCGGGCCTTCGACCAGATCCGGCCGATCACCATCGAGACCAAGGTGCTGCCCCGCGTGCACGGTTCCACCGTGTTCACGCGCGGCGAGACCCAGGCCCTCGTCACGGCCACGCTCGGGACGGCCGACGACCAGCAGAAGATCGAAATGGTCGACGGCGAGATGTGGAAGCGCTTCATGCTCCACTACAACTTCCCGCCGTTCTCGGTCGGCGAGGTGAAGCCGATGCGCGGCCCCGGGCGCCGCGAGATCGGCCACGGCGCGCTCGCGGAACGCGCGCTGGCGCCGATGATTCCGGCCGAGGCCGACTTCGCCTACACGATCCGGATCGTCTCCGACATCCTCGAGTCGAACGGCAGCTCGTCGATGGCGTCGGTGTGCGGCGGATCGCTGGCGATGATGGACGCGGGCGTCCCGATCAAGGCGCCGGTCGCCGGCGTCGCGATGGGCCTCATCATGGACGAGTCGACGGGCAAGTACGCCGTCCTCAGCGACATCGCCGGCGCAGAGGACCACTACGGCGACATGGACTTCAAGGTCGCCGGCACGGCCAACGGCATCACCGCCCTGCAGATGGACATCAAGGTCTCGGGGATCTCCGCTGACGTGATGCGGGCCGCACTCACGCAGGCCAAGGCGGGCCGGCTGCACATCCTCGGCAAGATGAACGAGGCGCTGCCGGCCACGCGCACCAGCATGTCGGCCTACGCGCCCCGGATCGTCACCATCAAGATCCCGGTGGACAAGATTCGCGACGTCATCGGACCGGGCGGCAAGATGATCCGGAGCATCATCGAGAAGACCGGCGTCAAGATCGACGTCGAGGACAACGGCCAGGTGAACGTGGCCTCGTCCGACGAGGCAGCCGCGGCAAAGGCTGTGGGGATGATCCAGGAGCTGACGGCGACGCCGGAGCTCAACAAGACGTACCTCGGCAAGGTGCAGCGCATCACGGACTTCGGAGCGTTCGTCGAGATCATGGCGGGCACCGACGGCTTGCTGCACGTCTCCGAGATCGCCAACCACCGCGTCAAGGACGTGCGGGACGAGCTCGCCGAGGGCCAGCAGATCCTCGTCAAGGTGATCAACATCGACCCGACCGGCAAGATCCGGCTCAGTCGAAAGGCGCTGCTGCCCTCCGAGGGTGGGCCGCCTGCGGCGGAACCCGGCAGCGAGCCGGTGACCACCGACGGCGGCGGGGATCGTCCCCGCGGCCGGCGCGACCGGGGGCCGCGCCGCGACTGA
- a CDS encoding M48 family metalloprotease: protein MTEDKSTRYHRRRRRADFAGTVLVGGFLLVLSASGAASLVRSGFEWLTSWLPGPAGPLAAASLYLVGLVATVHALELPFAWYQGHFLERRYGLTTQILPHWLADHVKAVTASSAVMVGGLATVYVCMRLWPAGWWVPAAAAFTAVMVGFARLGPAVLVPILLRVRPLRRAALSERLVRLAQRAGAPVIGVYEWSIGGHTREAKAALAGIGRSRRILLSDTMLDGYSDDEIEVVLAHELAHHVHRDLWLGMALRSATLFVGAYLAAAVVSAAGPWLGLRTPVDAASAPLLLLVAGAWSFAFLPLANAVSRAQERRADRFALALTGNPGAFVTAMRRLGHQNLAEERPSALARWLFYSHPPLRERIAFAESWRDVAPALAERRVVSAED, encoded by the coding sequence GTGACCGAGGACAAGTCCACCCGCTACCATCGCCGACGCCGCAGGGCGGACTTCGCGGGCACGGTCCTGGTGGGCGGGTTTCTCCTCGTCCTGTCGGCGTCCGGGGCGGCGTCGCTGGTGCGCTCGGGCTTCGAGTGGCTCACGTCATGGCTGCCGGGCCCGGCGGGTCCGCTGGCGGCGGCGTCCCTGTATCTCGTCGGCCTGGTCGCGACCGTCCACGCCCTCGAACTCCCGTTCGCCTGGTACCAGGGCCACTTCCTCGAGCGGCGATACGGCCTGACGACCCAAATCCTGCCACATTGGCTGGCCGACCACGTGAAGGCCGTCACGGCGAGCAGTGCCGTCATGGTCGGCGGCCTCGCGACCGTGTACGTGTGCATGCGGCTGTGGCCGGCAGGGTGGTGGGTGCCGGCGGCGGCGGCGTTCACGGCGGTGATGGTGGGTTTCGCGCGGCTCGGGCCGGCCGTTCTCGTGCCGATTTTGCTGCGAGTCCGACCGCTGCGCCGCGCGGCGCTGTCCGAGCGCCTGGTCAGGCTCGCCCAGCGGGCCGGGGCTCCCGTGATCGGCGTCTATGAGTGGTCCATCGGAGGGCATACCCGCGAAGCGAAGGCCGCGCTGGCCGGGATCGGCCGCTCCAGGCGCATCCTGCTCTCGGACACGATGCTCGACGGGTACTCCGACGACGAGATCGAAGTCGTGCTCGCGCACGAGCTCGCCCATCACGTTCATCGCGACCTGTGGCTCGGCATGGCGCTGCGGTCCGCGACGCTGTTCGTCGGGGCCTACCTGGCGGCCGCCGTCGTGTCGGCGGCCGGCCCGTGGCTCGGGCTTCGCACGCCGGTGGACGCGGCCAGTGCGCCGCTGCTGCTGCTCGTGGCCGGGGCCTGGTCCTTCGCCTTCCTCCCGCTCGCCAACGCCGTGTCGCGGGCGCAGGAGCGCCGCGCGGATCGGTTCGCGCTGGCGCTCACGGGGAATCCTGGCGCGTTCGTGACGGCGATGCGGCGGCTCGGACACCAGAACCTGGCAGAGGAACGGCCGTCGGCCCTTGCCCGCTGGCTGTTCTACTCCCACCCCCCGCTTCGGGAACGCATCGCGTTCGCCGAGTCGTGGCGGGACGTGGCCCCGGCGCTCGCCGAGCGGCGCGTGGTCAGCGCCGAGGACTGA
- the nusA gene encoding transcription termination factor NusA: MATNPLMQTIEALAKEKGIEPGVVIAAMEEAVLTASRKHYKAGEELKAKLNPETGQVELFAVRTIVDEVTNPATEISLAEALEMYGPDAGVEVGYQIEFPKSTEMLGRIAAQTAKQVIFQKVREAERENVYEEFNQRVGEVVTGVVKRFEQGDMIVEVGRIETILPRKEQSRAESYNQGDRVRAVIRGVSKSAKGPQVVLSRTDAALLIKLFEQEVPEIYDGTVMIRGAVREAGDRAKVAVYSRERDIDPVGACVGMKGTRVQAIIRELRGEKIDIVEWSDDPVQFVMNALSPAKVQRVSITNDAEKVMEVLVEDSQLSLAIGKKGQNVRLAAKLTGWKIDIKSEEEKRRQVEAELGALEGGSSEAAAEPPAVESDPADATEA, from the coding sequence ATGGCGACGAACCCGTTGATGCAGACCATCGAGGCGCTGGCCAAGGAGAAGGGCATCGAGCCCGGCGTGGTCATCGCGGCCATGGAAGAGGCCGTCCTCACGGCCTCGCGCAAGCACTACAAAGCCGGCGAGGAGTTGAAGGCGAAGCTCAATCCCGAGACCGGACAGGTCGAGCTCTTCGCGGTCAGGACGATCGTGGACGAGGTGACCAACCCCGCCACCGAGATTTCCCTGGCCGAGGCGCTCGAGATGTACGGCCCCGATGCGGGCGTCGAAGTGGGCTACCAGATCGAGTTCCCCAAGAGCACCGAGATGCTCGGGCGCATCGCCGCCCAGACCGCCAAGCAGGTCATCTTCCAGAAGGTGCGAGAGGCCGAGCGCGAGAACGTCTACGAGGAGTTCAACCAGCGGGTCGGCGAGGTCGTGACCGGTGTGGTCAAGCGGTTCGAGCAGGGCGACATGATCGTCGAAGTGGGACGGATCGAGACGATCCTCCCGCGCAAGGAACAGTCCCGCGCGGAGAGCTACAACCAGGGCGATCGCGTCCGGGCCGTCATCCGCGGCGTGAGCAAGAGCGCCAAGGGGCCGCAGGTCGTCCTCTCGCGCACCGACGCCGCCCTCCTCATCAAGCTCTTCGAGCAGGAAGTCCCCGAGATCTACGACGGCACCGTGATGATCAGGGGCGCCGTCCGCGAGGCCGGGGATCGCGCCAAGGTCGCTGTCTACTCGCGCGAGCGGGACATCGATCCGGTCGGGGCCTGCGTCGGGATGAAGGGCACGCGCGTGCAGGCGATCATCCGGGAGCTGCGCGGCGAGAAGATCGACATCGTCGAGTGGTCCGACGACCCGGTCCAGTTCGTGATGAACGCCCTGAGCCCCGCGAAGGTGCAGCGCGTCTCGATCACCAACGACGCCGAGAAGGTCATGGAAGTCCTGGTCGAAGACAGCCAGCTCTCGCTCGCCATCGGCAAGAAGGGGCAGAACGTGCGCCTCGCCGCGAAGCTGACGGGCTGGAAGATCGACATCAAGAGCGAGGAAGAAAAGCGCCGCCAGGTGGAGGCGGAGCTGGGTGCGCTCGAGGGCGGGAGCAGCGAGGCTGCCGCCGAGCCGCCCGCGGTCGAGTCGGATCCTGCCGACGCGACCGAAGCGTAG